One part of the Hippoglossus hippoglossus isolate fHipHip1 chromosome 11, fHipHip1.pri, whole genome shotgun sequence genome encodes these proteins:
- the crybg2 gene encoding beta/gamma crystallin domain-containing protein 1 — MAKKSLSRKSLKSLFSRSEANLDESVQREDAASSKHEGQKKKFKFPKLRLKPKSSAGPVRSAGGSSEVLSAAEPINTAEDAEAWADNVVSDHKRSSHSFTAPRSKSKELSYSELDLRKPKRFATFSFGLKKRKRKDEEKLSKSTFVLHSPPIDEQEETTMDLSQMELDQGDVRTMFSLSQPELISRKKFDIPSPPPVATKQSESHFPLPDQSQSVVTVNTHPEPREPLNVSDPFDVNEELPKAPIASIPELQLDDENVNISSHHNLPRSDAKSPAPSTDSVSVADTQNAPSLPASRPPGTPHTSDHNAAVAESVSESSGPCDNDVLQQSHTKTEISPPESTRVPLSHHQPDASDCTAPSADSKADATFTEPSRAPRTDTDDSAPRSDSASGREEVSVSHAERSSFPETAKSVTTASADGRKERPRSQDVVYGALYDSLFPQSFTSDVMSSPSYPPPPPLVIHTERIEVNTTLEPVLVKTLNECQTETNVIYSHLSSSHTRRLDDAESRYNNTHVDTRDFQMDANTYRPSSLVVKDIPYSEWTRSLSHGKSDSFSLPHDTVRSVPVVQNPPPPVSDYAASHGAETRVTDSKQRVILVKEVVTEEVSADSGCVSPVPDKMSAVESLEIQIDTTEFLYAASGAGPREGSEGPLSPAYLSVGSDDGSVMEVYYSAEENNEEEESEEEEMYTMYEREEVDGLKEREWGEVVERGRSKRDEGEFRVVIVKMQSEEGSEGETEEEQQQPMGQVEETQVPESEMSEYLVSNDAKWQETEVAMAALPQIIEEEEEEEEGKEELLATPVRQVMVCEVAPPSSEPPHVQGEWSERNWTRALETEDHLNVERQLPSQETSDQVYEDVRSPQCEPAAPCDTGEDDVITPTRREEQVSPGEDERGEAGREINSREINSREINSSADADPSAGAEVVAGISTHSTELQSDATEIEHNSDQQRSEWEDTITGSEDKKRTVPEQVGVELSTLSVDTHPPDTEPAGESSEGHEHPAEEEPDLTPGSPTASRTDAAAPESRQTNADQDTFDKMNSGYSSLSTKLTLRNSSSLEEDESKQRFHKMSLITEADDLGQDTVDSTESNGRDVGSEYTWRNRFEGVSQYRPYKVQQDSSFSDSQTYTSSDTYSSTSSSSISSAYSALPGATVYKPLSDTLSSSASSPAPEEHLSLSYRLRDDTEVDLSRESESAGEARYDWRRRSLVEQEEPAAPASEGERQREGEAERIKSHWDSQPLPVSSFSSALHTSHTDGFTQDDNEPSEFTGLFTATLVELVCEPAAPPSTPPASPDTDFSNQLDMDNLVDTLKNMGPSFRPRSIGLRPPAPNLMSSLPPIVEDAPSPIAPHLPASLTSPVKTMETTGPESLNGIYTLPPELGLKRNFPRDNRSPLELLKTQKDQQPGTRIVLRRFSDSSPEDLKSPLLNGNGISPPPITGSRFDNSVIYGGYRSSSIDQTMENGRGHRPLYRSGSLPDTGPSSDRLSVGQKDLGDLGGSRFDRFSFLVNSSSSSGSLTGAEDFNSRMSQPPPLSFGSPPSSNSPTRLLSPTGSIDLHRSFTTTDSPLSMFGQTQGMGMGAGAGTTPPPLLQRSFSSDGPGGVQQTSLFNSAYGGSLFQSKEPEPDKNQVSKYRAFPDAYLTKAKEHGKLNPRPGKMYIFDRPGMCGQRIEVRSDVVDATSWELQDTISIRVVRGGWVMYEKPNFKGEKFALDEGDMELSCPFSPPEEQLQNGQKEEEEGKEQNGETGDEQTEITPTRSFIIGSLRRAVRDYSVPEISLFPEENAEGKKVTFRDTSEDARIFGFPIKANSIIINAGLWLVYAQPFFQGVPRVLEVGGYSNPAAWGVEHPYVGSVHPLKVGEPRVENLSEPKLEIFDKPYFCGKSRTVTTNARDFMTRTDKQQTAFMYNAGSLKVQGGIWVGYEKEGYRGHQYLLEEGEYQDWRVWGGCDAELRSVRVIRADLSDPMMVMFEQPEEEQEAEENTFEVNEAIPDVELFDYKTSTRSIHVVSGAWVAYSHVDYSGNQYILEKGFYNNSADWGSQDPRICSVQPILLAPRDDSKTRNQLILYSEPNFQGKCHIFDRNQEALSEKFLTKSCRLVRGSWVLYEDEKHSGNLYVLHEGDYPNLTSMGCPPSCSFRSVKVVPMTFSIPSLSLFGLECLEGREITTETEILSMAGEGFNNHILSVRVNSGSWVICEHSNYRGRQFLLEPIEITNWPKFSSLSTIGSVYPVIQKRQYFRIKNTESGLPVSVQGGVEEMKSGRVMVTAEVEPMTDIWFYQDGFIKNKLSTTMSLQVMGNIEPAAKVVLWSETRQPIQNWTTQMRGLITSLTFPGMVLDVKGGKTYDKDHVVIMPENDERPSQQWEIELL; from the exons AGCAAGGAACTCAGCTACTCGGAGTTGGACCTCCGCAAGCCCAAGAGGTTTGCCACCTTTTCCTTTGGTcttaaaaagaggaagaggaaggatgaAGAGAAACTCTCTAAGAGCACGTTTGTTCTTCATAGTCCACCCATCGACGAGCAAGAGGAG ACCACCATGGACCTCAGTCAGATGGAGCTGGATCAGGGCGACGTGAGGACGATGTTCAGTTTGTCTCAGCCGGAGCTCATCTCCCGCAAAAAGTTCGACAtcccttctcctccccctgTGGCCACAAAACAATCAGAGTCACACTTCCCTCTCCCTGACCAATCACAGTCAGTCGTCACTGTGAACACCCATCCAGAACCGCGGGAGCCACTGAACGTCTCCGATCCTTTCGATGTGAACGAGGAGTTACCGAAAGCACCAATAGCTTCCATACCTGAGCTCCAGCTAGATGATGAGAACGTGAACATTTCCTCTCACCACAACTTGCCCAGAAGTGACGCCAAATCACCTGCTCCTTCGACAGACAGCGTCTCCGTTGCTGATACCCAGAATGCACCGAGCCTTCCGGCCAGTCGGCCTCCGGGCACGCCGCACACCTCAGATCACAATGCAGCAGTTGCCGAGTCAGTCAGCGAAAGCAGCGGCCCTTGTGATAATGATGTCCTCCAGCAGTCTCacacaaaaactgaaatctctccTCCGGAATCCACCAGAGTTCCATTATCACATCATCAGCCTGACGCCTCTGACTGCACGGCTCCGAGCGCCGACTCCAAAGCCGATGCTACATTCACAGAGCCGAGCCGAGCTCCTCGCACCGACACTGACGACTCCGCTCCGCGCTCAGACTCTGCCAGCGGCCGTGAAGAAGTCTCGGTTTCTCACGCTGAGAGATCTTCATTTCCCGAAACTGCCAAAAGTGTCACCACAGCCTCGGCTGATGGCAGGAAAGAGCGCCCTCGCAGTCAGGATGTGGTTTACGGAGCGCTGTACGATTCACTTTTCCCTCAGAGTTTCACCTCTGATGTAATGTCATCCCCCTCGtaccctccccctcctcctcttgtaATCCACACAGAGAGGATAGAGGTGAACACCACATTGGAGCCTGTCTTGGTGAAAACCCTGAATGAATGTCAGACAGAAACTAATGTTATCTACTCTCACCTGTCATCTTCGCATACTCGCAGACTGGATGATGCAGAAAGTAGATATAACAACACACACGTCGACACTCGTGATTTTCAAATGGACGCAAACACATATCGTCCTTCCTCTCTCGTCGTTAAAGACATTCCTTATTCAGAGTGGACCCGCTCTCTGTCACACGGGAAATCAGACAGTTTCAGCCTCCCCCACGACACTGTCAGGTCAGTCCCCGTGGTTCAGAACCCTCCCCCACCAGTTTCTGACTATGCAGCATCCCATGGGGCCGAGACTCGGGTTACTGACTCCAAACAGAGGGTGATCCTTGTCAAAGAGGTAGTCACAGAGGAAGTGAGTGCCGACTCGGGCTGTGTCTCTCCTGTCCCGGATAAAATGAGCGCAGTCGAGAGTCTCGAGATACAAATCGATACGACAGAGTTTTTATATGCTGCTTCTGGTGCAGGGCCGAGGGAGGGGAGCGAAGGGCCTTTGAGCCCAGCGTATCTGAGTGTGGGATCGGATGATGGCAGTGTCATGGAGGTGTACTACAGCGCCGAGGAGAacaacgaggaggaggagagcgaggaagaAGAGATGTACACGATGTACGAAAGAGAGGAGGTAGACGGTTTAAAGGAGAGGGAGTGGGGGGAGGTcgtagagagagggagaagcaagagagatgagggagaaTTCAGGGTGGTGATTGTTAAAATGCAGAGCGAGGAAGGCAGCGAGGGCG AAACTGAAGAGGAGCAGCAACAACCGATGGGTCAAGTGGAGGAGACTCAAGTGCCAGAAAGCGAGATGTCTGAGTATTTGGTGAGCAATGATGCAAAGTGGCAGGAGACAGAAGTAGCAATGGCAGCGTTGCCACAGAttatagaggaggaggaggaggaggaggagggtaagGAGGAGTTACTGGCCACACCGGTTCGGCAGGTGATGGTATGCGAGGTCGCTCCACCCTCCAGTGAGCCACCGCATGTGCAGGGGGAGTGGTCTGAGCGAAACTGGACCAGGGCCTTGGAAACAGAAGACCACCTCAACGTAGAGAGGCAGCTCCCGAGCCAGGAGACAAGTGATCAGGTGTACGAAGACGTCAGGAGtcctcagtgtgaacctgctgctCCCTGCGACACTGGGGAGGACGATGTGATCACTCCCACGCGCAGAGAGGAACAAGTTTCACCAGGTGAGGacgagagaggagaagcaggcaGAGAAATCAACAGCAGAGAAATCAACAGCAGAGAAATCAACAGCAGTGCCGACGCGGATCCCTCAGCTGGAGCAGAGGTTGTTGCCGGCATTTCGACGCACAGCACCGAGCTGCAATCAGATGCCACAGAGATTGAGCACAACAGTGATCAGCAGCGTAGCGAGTGGGAGGATACGATTACAGGGAGCGAGGACAAAAAGAGGACGGTGCCAGAACAGGTGGGAGTCGAGCTGTCAACCCTGAGTGTAGACACACACCCGCCTGATACCGAACCTGCAGGGGAGTCCTCTGAGGGCCACGAGCATCCGGCAGAAGAAGAGCCGGACCTGACTCCAGG GTCCCCGACGGCTTCGAGGACAGAcgcagcagctccagagagtCGGCAGACAAACGCCGACCAGGACACGTTTGACAAAATGAATTCAGGCTACAGCAGCCTGAGCACCAAACTGACCCTAAGGAACTCGTCTTCCCTGGAAGAGGACGAATCCAAACAGCGTTTCCATAAAATGTCTCTGATCACTGAGGCTGACGACCTCGGACAGGACACGGTGGACTCAACTGAGTCCAATGGAAGAGACGTCGGCTCAGAGTACACTTGGAGGAATAGATTTGAGGGTGTTTCTCAGTACAGACCATACAAGGTACAGCAGGATTCCTCTTTTTCTGACTCTCAGACTTACACATCGTCTGACACTTactccagcacctcctcctcctccatctcctccgcCTACTCCGCTCTCCCCGGGGCTACAGTGTACAAACCTCTGAGCgacacactctcctcctccgcctcctcccccgCTCCGGAGGAACACTTGAGCCTGAGCTACAGGCTCAGAGACGACACCGAAGTCGACCTGAGCCGTGAGAGCGAGTCAGCGGGAGAAGCCAGATAtgattggaggaggaggagcttggtggagcaggaggagccaGCTGCACCTgcaagtgaaggagagagacagagggagggagaggcagagaggataAAGTCACACTGGGACTCACAACCGCTCCCTGTGTCCAGCTTCTCCTCGGCCCTTCACACCAGCCACACCGACGGGTTCACACAAGACGACAACGAGCCCTCTGAGTTCACTGGATTGTTTACAGCCACACTGGTGGAGCTGGTCTGCGAGCCTGCAGCTCCCCCGTCCACGCCCCCCGCCTCCCCCGACACAGACTTCTCCAACCAGCTGGACATGGACAACCTGGTGGACACCCTGAAGAACATGGGACCCTCCTTCAGGCCCAGGTCTATTGGCCTGCGGCCACCTGCCCCAAACCTGATGTCCTCGCTGCCTCCCATTGTGGAGGATGCTCCCAGCCCCATCGCCCCTcacctccctgcctccctcacCAGCCCCGTGAAAACGATGGAAACCACTGGCCCCGAGTCGCTGAATGGGATTTACACTCTGCCTCCTGAGCTGGGACTGAAGAGGAACTTCCCCAGAGACAATCGATCACCACTGGAGCTGCTGAAGACCCAGAAG GACCAGCAGCCAGGAACAC GTATTGTTTTAAGAAGATTCTCTGACTCTTCCCCTGAGGACTTAAAATCCCCGTTGCTGAATGGAAACGGAATATCTCCGCCGCCCATCACAGGCTCTCGCTTCGACAACAGTGTCATCTATGGAGGCTACAGGTCATCGTCCATAGATCAGACAATGGAGAATGGAAGAGGCCATCGTCCACTCTACCGATCCGGCTCGCTTCCAGACACGGGGCCTTCAAGCGATCGCCTGAGTGTGGGACAGAAGGACCTCGGCGACCTAGGAGGGTCCCGCTTCGATCGCTTCTCCTTCCTTGTAAACTCATCGTCCTCTTCAGGCTCCTTGACCGGAGCCGAAGACTTCAACAGCCGCATGAGTCAGCCTCCGCCGCTCAGCTTCGGTTCCCCACCTTCCAGTAACAGTCCCACCCGCCTCCTCAGCCCCACGGGCTCCATAGACCTCCACAGGTCGTTCACAACCACAGACTCCCCCCTATCCATGTTTGGCCAGACACAGGGGATGGGGATGGGTGCCGGTGCTGGGACAACGCCACCGCCCCTCCTGCAGAGGAGCTTCAGCAGCGATGGACCCGGTGGGGTCCAGCAGACGTCACTGTTCAACAGCGCGTATGGGGGGTCTCTGTTCCAGAGCAAGGAACCTGAGCCCGACAAGAATCAAGTGTCAAAATACAGAGCCTTCCCTGACGCTTAT CTCACAAAGGCGAAGGAGCACGGGAAGCTCAATCCTCGTCCTGGAAAG ATGTATATCTTTGACCGACCGGGGATGTGCGGCCAGAGGATCGAGGTGCGCAGTGATGTCGTGGACGCTACGTCCTGGgagctgcaggacaccatcTCCATCAGGGTCGTCAGAGGAGG ATGGGTGATGTACGAGAAACCCAACTTCAAAGGGGAAAAATTTGCCCTGGACGAGGGCGACATGGAGCTCTCCTGCCCCTTCAGCCCCccggaggagcagctgcagaacggacagaaggaggaggaggagggcaaaGAGCAGAACGGAGAGACGGGTGATGAGCAGACGGAGATAACGCCGACCAGGAGCTTCATCATCGGATCTCTGCGACGAGCCGTCAGG GATTACAGCGTCCCAGAAATCAGTCTTTTCCCAGAGGAAAACGCTGAGGGGAAGAAAGTCACCTTCAGAGACACCTCTGAGGATGCCAGGATTTTTGGCTTCCCCATTAAGGCCAACTCCATCATCATTAATGCTGGACT ATGGCTTGTGTACGCGCAGCCCTTCTTCCAGGGCGTACCACGTGTCCTGGAGGTGGGGGGTTACTCCAACCCTGCAGCCTGGGGTGTGGAACATCCTTATGTGGGATCCGTGCACCCGCTCAAAGTA GGAGAACCACGAGTGGAAAATCTGAGCGAACCAAAG CTGGAGATCTTCGACAAGCCGTACTTCTGCGGGAAGTCGAGGACGGTAACCACCAACGCGAGAGACTTCATGACCAGAACAGACAAGCAGCAGACGGCCTTCATGTACAATGCGGGCTCCCTCAAAGTGCAGGGAGGAAT CTGGGTGGGCTACGAGAAGGAGGGCTACCGAGGCCACCAGTACctgctggaggagggggagtaCCAGGACTGGAGGGTGTGGGGAGGCTGCGATGCCGAGCTCCGCTCCGTGAGGGTCATACGAGCC GACCTGTCCGACCCCATGATGGTGATGTTCGAGCagccagaggaggagcaggaggccgaAGAGAACACCTTCGAGGTGAACGAGGCCATTCCCGACGTCGAGCTGTTCGACTACAAAACGTCCACGCGCTCCATCCACGTGGTCAGCGGGGC GTGGGTGGCCTACTCCCACGTGGACTACTCTGGGAACCAGTACATCTTAGAGAAAGGTTTCTACAACAACAGCGCTGACTGGGGCTCTCAGGACCCTCGCATCTGCTCAGTGCAGCCCATCCTCCTG gcTCCGCGTGACGACTCGAAGACCCGGAACCAG CTCATTCTTTACTCGGAGCCAAATTTCCAGGGCAAGTGTCACATCTTCGACCGCAACCAGGAAGCGCTGTCAGAGAAATTCCTGACCAAGTCGTGCCGATTGGTCAGAGGAAG CTGGGTGCTCTACGAGGACGAAAAGCACTCTGGGAACTTGTACGTCTTACATGAAGGAGATTACCCCAATTTAACCAGCATGGGCTGCCCCCCCAGCTGCAGCTTCCGCTCCGTCAAGGTCGTGCCGATG ACGTTCTccattccctccctctctctgttcgGCCTCGAGTGTCTGGAGGGCAGAGAGATCACCACGGAGACGGAGATCCTCAGCATGGCCGGCGAGGGCTTCAACAACCACATCCTGTCCGTCAGGGTCAACAGCGGCAG TTGGGTGATATGTGAACACAGCAACTACAGGGGGCGCCAGTTCCTCCTGGAGCCCATCGAAATCACCAACTGGCCAAAGTTTAGCTCGCTGTCTACGATTGGCTCGGTGTATCCAGTCATACAG AAGCGCCAGTATTTCCGCATCAAGAACACAGAGAGCGGCCTCCCCGTGTCCGTCCAGGGCGGCGTGGAGGAGATGAAGTCGGGACGAGTGATGGTGACGGCAGAGGTGGAGCCGATGACTGACATCTGGTTCTATCAGGACGGATTCATCAAGAATAAG CTGTCCACGACCATGAGTCTCCAGGTGATGGGAAACATAGAGCCGGCAGCCAAGGTGGTTTTGTGGTCAGAGACTCGGCAGCCAATTCAGAACTGGACGACCCAGATGAGAGGCCTCATCACCAGCCTCACTTTCCCTGGCATGGTCCTGGATGTCAAAG gtgGAAAAACGTACGACAAGGACCATGTGGTGATCATGCCAGAGAACGACGAGAGGCCGAGTCAGCAGTGGGAGATAGAGCTGCTATAA